From a single Hymenobacter sp. YIM 151500-1 genomic region:
- a CDS encoding chloride channel protein, translating into MPSSWAAAVQEGRAYLGFLGRWLLLAALVGGLAGTASAGFLVALDWVTHWREAHPWMLGLLPLGGLVVGGLYHYLGQSVARGNNLLLDELHAPRTRVPLRMAPLVLVGTLLTHLVGGSAGREGTAVQLGGALADQLARPLRLRPRDRRLLLVCGLSAGFASVFGTPLAGAVFGLEVLLVGLLRYEALVPSLLAAVLADYVTRLWGVGHTPYPHLPAPALTPATLAWALLAGLLFGLVARSFSMLTHGVGRLFGRVAYPPLRPVLGGALVALAVAALGTTAYIGLGIPTIVASFQAPQPPYAFALKLGLTALTLGCGFKGGEVTPLFFIGATLGSALSGVVPLPVALLAGMGFVAVLAGAANTPLACTLMGLELFGAEAGAYLGLACVAAYLFSGHSGIYAAQIIGQAKHPRYARQQGRRLEEVSGEKRKK; encoded by the coding sequence GTGCCGTCCTCCTGGGCTGCGGCGGTTCAGGAAGGACGTGCGTACCTGGGGTTTCTGGGGCGCTGGCTGCTGTTGGCGGCCCTGGTGGGCGGGCTGGCCGGCACGGCCTCGGCCGGGTTTCTGGTGGCCCTGGACTGGGTGACGCACTGGCGCGAGGCGCACCCCTGGATGCTGGGGCTGCTGCCCCTGGGCGGCCTAGTGGTGGGCGGCCTCTACCACTACCTGGGGCAGTCGGTGGCCCGCGGCAACAACCTGCTGCTGGACGAGCTGCACGCGCCCCGCACCCGCGTACCGCTGCGCATGGCCCCGCTGGTGCTGGTGGGCACGCTGCTCACCCACCTGGTGGGGGGCTCGGCGGGCCGGGAGGGCACGGCCGTGCAGCTGGGCGGCGCCCTGGCCGACCAGCTGGCCCGCCCCCTGCGCCTGCGCCCCCGCGACCGGCGCCTGCTGCTCGTCTGCGGGCTGAGCGCGGGCTTTGCTTCGGTGTTCGGCACGCCGCTGGCCGGGGCGGTGTTTGGGCTGGAAGTGCTGCTGGTGGGCCTGCTGCGCTACGAAGCCCTGGTGCCCAGCCTGCTGGCCGCCGTGCTGGCCGACTACGTAACCCGGCTTTGGGGCGTGGGCCACACGCCGTATCCGCACCTGCCGGCCCCGGCCCTCACGCCCGCCACGCTGGCCTGGGCCCTGCTGGCCGGCCTGTTGTTCGGGCTGGTGGCCCGGAGTTTCTCGATGCTCACGCACGGCGTAGGGCGGCTGTTTGGGCGCGTGGCCTACCCGCCCCTGCGGCCGGTGCTGGGCGGGGCGCTGGTGGCCCTGGCCGTGGCCGCGCTGGGCACCACGGCCTATATCGGGCTGGGAATTCCTACCATTGTGGCCTCCTTCCAGGCTCCGCAGCCACCCTACGCCTTTGCCCTGAAGCTGGGACTCACGGCCCTGACGCTGGGCTGCGGCTTCAAGGGCGGGGAGGTGACGCCGCTGTTTTTTATCGGTGCCACGCTGGGTAGTGCCCTGAGCGGGGTGGTGCCGCTGCCGGTGGCCCTGCTAGCGGGTATGGGCTTCGTGGCGGTGCTGGCGGGAGCGGCCAACACCCCGCTGGCCTGCACGCTCATGGGCCTGGAGCTGTTCGGGGCCGAGGCCGGCGCCTACCTGGGCCTGGCCTGCGTGGCGGCCTACCTGTTCTCGGGGCACTCGGGCATCTATGCGGCCCAGATTATCGGCCAGGCCAAGCACCCGCGCTACGCCCGCCAGCAAGGCCGCCGGTTGGAAGAAGTAAGCGGGGAGAAGAGAAAGAAGTAG
- a CDS encoding PhoX family protein, whose amino-acid sequence MFPNRYTLAAKLPAVLLLALLGCNDSDNETPTTPASEVQLKTHSVTPSLVKAMPGFESLELLPLIGSDDQLPESPGFIFGAQPDGAGLLKNPSGEGYVLINNHEILRAVSRVYLDKTFKPVKGEYIVDGDGGTWRLCSATMATPEEHGFGPTFLTAGESGAESMVHAIDPLGAADKKNKSRVLPALGRASMENAVPLPKDAFPGKTVVVIGEDDGDGQLVVYVSATVGDLQNGKLYQLKRTNNDPVETSMSLGTTYDVELTEVENAKTLTGAQIAAVAKAKNAIQFARVEDVDYRKGGGAAGREVFFTATGVSQSDKVTPVTGKTMWGRVYKLTLNANDPLTGGKLEIIADGAVDPGNNIVNPDNICVTQKFVYIQEDGDSFYRDNKHDGRIWQYSLASKQLRPMLEMNHRRTDPAFNAKYNTVNSTNLSSWEYGAMYDISDKVGVPNTFLVNIHPHTWQDPKFLNADGSTVGNNSEGGQVLIVRGVEK is encoded by the coding sequence ATGTTTCCCAACCGCTACACCCTTGCTGCCAAGCTGCCCGCCGTGCTGCTGCTGGCGCTGCTGGGCTGCAACGATTCTGACAACGAGACGCCGACGACCCCGGCCTCCGAGGTGCAGCTCAAAACCCACTCCGTCACGCCTTCGCTGGTGAAGGCCATGCCGGGCTTCGAGAGCCTGGAGCTGCTGCCCCTGATTGGCTCCGACGACCAGCTGCCCGAATCACCCGGCTTCATCTTCGGGGCCCAACCCGACGGGGCCGGTCTGCTCAAGAACCCCAGCGGCGAGGGCTACGTGCTTATCAACAACCACGAAATCCTGCGCGCCGTGTCGCGGGTCTACCTCGACAAAACCTTTAAGCCCGTGAAGGGCGAGTACATCGTGGACGGCGACGGCGGCACCTGGCGCCTGTGCTCGGCCACGATGGCTACGCCCGAGGAGCACGGCTTCGGGCCGACGTTTCTGACGGCCGGCGAAAGCGGGGCCGAGTCGATGGTGCACGCCATCGACCCGCTGGGCGCGGCCGACAAGAAAAACAAGAGCCGGGTGCTGCCCGCCCTAGGCCGGGCCAGCATGGAAAACGCCGTGCCCCTGCCCAAAGACGCCTTTCCCGGCAAAACCGTGGTGGTAATCGGCGAAGACGACGGCGACGGGCAGCTGGTGGTGTACGTGTCCGCCACCGTGGGCGACCTGCAAAACGGCAAACTCTACCAGCTCAAGCGCACCAACAACGACCCCGTGGAAACCAGCATGAGCCTGGGCACGACCTACGACGTGGAGCTGACCGAGGTGGAAAACGCCAAAACCCTGACCGGCGCCCAGATTGCCGCCGTAGCCAAGGCCAAGAATGCCATTCAGTTTGCACGGGTTGAAGACGTGGACTACCGCAAGGGTGGGGGCGCGGCCGGCCGAGAGGTGTTTTTCACGGCCACCGGCGTAAGCCAGAGCGACAAGGTGACGCCCGTAACCGGCAAAACCATGTGGGGCCGCGTGTACAAGCTCACCCTGAACGCCAACGACCCGCTGACCGGCGGCAAGCTGGAAATCATTGCCGACGGCGCCGTGGACCCCGGCAACAACATCGTGAATCCGGACAACATCTGCGTGACCCAGAAATTCGTCTATATTCAGGAAGACGGCGACTCGTTTTACCGCGACAACAAGCACGACGGCCGCATCTGGCAGTACAGCCTGGCCTCCAAGCAGCTGCGGCCCATGCTGGAGATGAACCACCGCCGTACCGACCCGGCCTTCAACGCCAAGTACAACACGGTGAATAGCACCAACCTCAGCTCCTGGGAGTACGGCGCCATGTACGACATCTCCGACAAAGTTGGGGTGCCCAACACCTTCCTGGTCAACATTCACCCCCACACCTGGCAGGACCCCAAGTTCCTGAACGCCGACGGCTCGACGGTGGGCAACAACTCGGAAGGCGGGCAGGTGCTCATCGTGCGCGGGGTAGAGAAGTAG